A window of Exiguobacterium sp. FSL W8-0210 contains these coding sequences:
- a CDS encoding sugar-binding transcriptional regulator: MIRQLVQIQKRIVPDLIEEMQTRYDILHYVRLMQPIGRRTLATSLGLTERVLRREVDFLKQQDLLEVATQGMSLTDEGRNVLRSMHSIMGELAGISDMAKALKERLGVRDVVIVPGDSDETFWVQRDMGRATVARLKRELSSDHHNTIAVTGGTTMASVAAMMSPDKEHRPMTFVPARGGLGETLELQANTVCSRMASRAQSDYHLLHIPDMVSTETFVKMIEEPSIKNVLQMIKGASIVVHGIGEAKTMAKRRRASEDLLTRLEHEQAVAEAFGYYFDRDGNIVHRVKTVGLQLADLKQVEHVIVVAGGHSKAEAINAYVKQSPDIILITDEGAAASILKG, translated from the coding sequence ATGATTCGGCAGTTAGTCCAGATCCAAAAACGAATCGTGCCTGATCTGATCGAAGAAATGCAGACACGCTACGACATCCTTCATTACGTACGACTGATGCAACCGATCGGACGACGTACGCTTGCGACAAGCCTTGGCTTGACGGAACGCGTCTTACGGCGGGAAGTCGACTTCTTGAAGCAGCAAGACCTCCTAGAGGTCGCGACGCAAGGGATGTCCTTGACGGATGAAGGACGAAACGTTCTTCGCAGCATGCACAGCATCATGGGAGAACTCGCAGGGATCTCAGACATGGCGAAAGCCTTGAAAGAGAGACTCGGAGTACGGGACGTCGTCATCGTACCGGGTGATTCCGATGAGACCTTCTGGGTACAACGAGACATGGGGCGGGCGACCGTCGCACGACTCAAACGAGAGCTTTCTTCAGACCATCACAATACGATCGCTGTCACAGGCGGTACGACGATGGCTTCCGTCGCGGCGATGATGTCGCCAGACAAGGAACACCGTCCGATGACGTTCGTTCCGGCACGCGGAGGACTGGGAGAAACGCTCGAATTACAAGCGAACACAGTATGCTCACGGATGGCATCACGCGCTCAAAGTGATTATCATCTGCTTCACATCCCGGACATGGTCAGCACAGAGACGTTCGTCAAGATGATTGAAGAGCCGAGCATAAAAAATGTGCTTCAAATGATTAAAGGTGCTTCAATCGTGGTACATGGAATTGGTGAGGCGAAAACGATGGCAAAACGTCGTCGCGCGTCTGAGGATCTCCTGACCCGACTGGAACATGAACAGGCAGTAGCGGAAGCATTCGGATATTACTTCGACCGAGACGGGAACATCGTGCACCGGGTCAAGACGGTTGGTCTCCAACTGGCTGACTTGAAGCAAGTCGAACACGTCATCGTCGTCGCAGGTGGTCATTCGAAGGCAGAAGCGATCAACGCCTATGTCAAACAGTCGCCAGACATCATCCTGATCACGGATGAAGGCGCAGCAGCTTCGATTTTGAAAGGGTAA
- a CDS encoding glutaredoxin family protein yields the protein MGLKRHRHLTLYSRPGCTLCEEAAILLDFVLDEFPEWTFEEVNIDQDEALSLRFLYEIPVVMHDEEIWSYGKFETETIRNRLLQKT from the coding sequence ATGGGATTAAAACGACACAGACACTTAACACTCTATTCACGTCCGGGATGTACGCTATGTGAAGAGGCCGCCATCTTACTCGACTTCGTACTCGATGAGTTTCCGGAATGGACGTTCGAGGAAGTCAACATTGATCAGGATGAAGCGCTCAGTCTACGGTTCTTATACGAGATTCCGGTCGTCATGCATGACGAGGAAATCTGGAGTTATGGCAAATTCGAGACGGAAACGATAAGAAACCGCTTACTTCAAAAAACTTGA
- a CDS encoding RNA polymerase factor sigma-54, giving the protein MDQRQEQTQQMTLSASQQYQLHVLEQPAAELEEEWRRLKRRLYRHYPNQVSLEVEQMAGHLASYEDELLAQIRLESVRQEIGYMAEQLIVYLEADGLLRTSDEQLAASFSTDIATITEARTLLQQCEPVGIAARSERECQWLQAIELDDTELIGLTDRLRHAPASQVFAQYSEQDRARLRKRLTRLSRTPDLPKEEQSVMAEARIHLLDGKLQIDWMTLDTDQTWLGLKEATPFLRAYERRRVTMHAILSVLLERQERWFKGELHLEPLTKKQVAEATGHHPSTIGRAIAEKYVETVHGLVALEDLFVSRTTTGDSSFLIKRRIAEYIQHSDRPLSDQQLTDRLQADGLTVARRTVAKYRAALGLTKKTMQQRKAQSEWD; this is encoded by the coding sequence ATGGATCAACGCCAGGAACAGACGCAACAGATGACGTTATCGGCGTCACAACAGTATCAATTACATGTGCTTGAGCAACCAGCAGCTGAGCTTGAGGAGGAGTGGCGACGGTTGAAACGACGATTGTATCGTCATTACCCGAATCAGGTTTCGCTAGAGGTCGAGCAGATGGCAGGACATTTGGCATCCTATGAAGACGAGCTTCTTGCGCAAATACGTTTAGAATCAGTCAGACAGGAAATAGGATATATGGCGGAACAACTCATCGTGTATTTAGAAGCGGACGGTTTATTGCGGACATCGGACGAGCAGCTCGCTGCATCCTTCTCGACCGATATCGCAACGATTACAGAAGCACGGACACTCTTACAACAATGTGAACCAGTCGGCATTGCTGCCCGCTCGGAACGCGAGTGCCAATGGTTACAGGCGATCGAGCTAGACGACACGGAATTGATCGGACTGACGGATCGGTTGCGGCATGCTCCGGCGAGTCAGGTATTCGCTCAGTACAGTGAACAGGATCGAGCGCGATTGCGAAAACGATTGACGCGGCTGAGCCGGACACCGGATCTTCCTAAAGAGGAACAATCGGTCATGGCAGAAGCGCGGATTCACCTGTTAGATGGAAAACTTCAGATCGACTGGATGACACTCGACACGGATCAGACGTGGCTCGGATTAAAAGAGGCAACGCCTTTTTTGCGCGCGTACGAACGACGTCGTGTTACGATGCATGCCATCCTCTCGGTCTTGCTTGAGCGACAAGAACGCTGGTTTAAGGGAGAACTGCATCTTGAGCCATTGACGAAAAAACAAGTCGCAGAAGCAACGGGACATCATCCGTCAACGATTGGTCGAGCGATTGCTGAGAAGTATGTCGAGACGGTCCATGGTCTCGTTGCTTTAGAAGACTTGTTCGTCTCACGGACGACAACCGGAGATTCGAGTTTTTTGATTAAACGGCGGATCGCCGAATACATTCAACACAGCGATCGTCCGTTAAGTGATCAGCAATTGACGGATCGTCTGCAAGCAGACGGTCTGACAGTCGCGCGACGGACGGTCGCGAAGTACCGGGCAGCACTTGGTTTAACGAAAAAAACGATGCAGCAAAGGAAGGCGCAATCAGAATGGGATTAA
- the whiA gene encoding DNA-binding protein WhiA, giving the protein MSFASEVKKELTQIPITDHEMKAELAALARMNGAISFGLGRGLTLDISTENASIARRIYSLLKKAYGVHLDLLVRKKMRLKKNNVYIVRVKQQADKILQDLGILGEGFTMIRSISDTILNDERKARAYLRGAFLAGGSLNNPATSSYHLEIFSLYEEHNAALRGLSNVFDLNAKAIERKKGHILYIKESEKISDFLKLVDATQSMLRFEDVRILKDMRNSVNRLVNCETANLNKTVGAALRQVENIKFLERTVGLDVLPDKLKEIAILRVTHQDVTLQELGEMVESGSISKSGINHRLRKIDQIAEKVRNGESMTGAL; this is encoded by the coding sequence ATGAGCTTTGCCTCAGAAGTCAAAAAAGAATTAACGCAGATTCCGATCACCGATCACGAGATGAAGGCGGAACTCGCGGCACTCGCTCGGATGAACGGTGCGATCTCGTTCGGTCTCGGACGTGGTCTGACACTCGATATCTCGACCGAGAATGCCTCGATTGCCCGTCGAATCTACTCATTGCTGAAAAAAGCATACGGAGTCCATCTCGATCTGCTCGTGCGGAAGAAAATGCGTCTGAAAAAGAATAACGTCTACATCGTCCGCGTTAAACAACAGGCGGATAAGATTTTGCAAGACCTCGGAATCCTCGGAGAGGGGTTCACGATGATTCGTTCAATCAGTGACACGATCCTCAACGATGAACGAAAAGCACGGGCGTATTTACGAGGGGCGTTCCTCGCCGGGGGTTCGCTCAACAATCCGGCGACGTCGTCGTATCACTTAGAAATCTTCAGCTTATATGAAGAACATAATGCAGCGCTCCGTGGTCTATCGAACGTCTTTGATTTGAACGCGAAAGCGATCGAACGGAAAAAGGGACACATCCTCTACATCAAGGAGAGCGAGAAGATCTCCGATTTCCTCAAGCTCGTTGATGCGACACAATCGATGCTGCGGTTCGAGGACGTCCGGATCTTAAAAGATATGCGTAACTCGGTCAACCGTCTCGTCAACTGTGAGACAGCGAACCTCAACAAGACGGTCGGTGCGGCATTACGCCAAGTCGAAAACATCAAGTTCCTCGAGCGGACGGTCGGGCTCGATGTCTTACCGGATAAGTTGAAGGAGATCGCGATCTTGCGCGTGACACATCAAGACGTCACGTTACAAGAGCTCGGCGAGATGGTCGAAAGCGGCTCCATCTCAAAATCAGGGATCAATCACCGGTTACGGAAGATTGATCAAATCGCTGAAAAAGTACGAAATGGAGAGTCGATGACAGGGGCCTTATAA
- a CDS encoding gluconeogenesis factor YvcK family protein yields the protein MKWERKVVAIGGGTGLSTLLRGLKHYPLDITAIVTVADDGGSSGRLRTEFNMLPPGDIRNVIVSLSKSETLMDRIMQYRFETGEGLHGHSLGNLMLTAATQLCNGSFVEAIGVMGQLLNAEGKVYPATERTITLCAEFEDGTIVKGESLIPKVGKKIERIFLDEQDVRPVPEAIQAILDADVIVLGPGSLYTSIIPNVLIDEIREAIQQSLAPVVYICNVMTQPGETTAFTANEHLAALERFLGQGVVDTIIVNNESIDASYLKKYQKDHADIVTYNEKQFELAGVEVLADDIVDYNHHFIRHDSDAVASLVMRKVLSIRRMRQLEGKEELT from the coding sequence ATGAAATGGGAACGTAAAGTCGTCGCTATCGGTGGTGGAACAGGACTCTCGACGCTTCTTCGTGGACTGAAACATTACCCGCTTGACATCACAGCCATCGTCACCGTTGCTGATGACGGGGGCAGTTCTGGTCGTTTGCGGACGGAATTCAACATGTTGCCGCCTGGCGATATTCGCAATGTCATCGTCTCCTTATCGAAGTCAGAGACATTGATGGACCGGATCATGCAGTACCGGTTCGAGACCGGGGAAGGACTGCATGGTCATTCACTCGGAAATCTGATGTTGACGGCAGCAACCCAGCTTTGTAATGGTTCGTTCGTTGAAGCAATCGGTGTCATGGGGCAACTGTTGAACGCGGAAGGAAAAGTCTATCCGGCGACGGAACGGACGATCACGCTTTGTGCCGAGTTTGAGGACGGGACGATCGTCAAAGGCGAGTCGTTGATTCCGAAGGTCGGCAAGAAAATCGAACGGATCTTCCTTGACGAACAAGACGTCCGTCCGGTACCGGAAGCGATTCAGGCGATTCTTGACGCCGATGTCATCGTCCTTGGTCCGGGTAGCCTCTATACGAGTATCATCCCGAACGTCCTGATCGATGAGATCCGGGAAGCGATCCAACAATCACTGGCTCCGGTCGTCTATATTTGTAACGTCATGACGCAACCCGGCGAGACGACGGCGTTCACAGCGAATGAACATTTAGCGGCACTGGAACGCTTCCTCGGACAAGGCGTCGTTGATACGATCATCGTCAACAACGAATCGATCGATGCGAGTTACCTGAAGAAATACCAGAAGGATCACGCTGACATCGTCACCTATAATGAAAAACAATTCGAGCTCGCTGGCGTTGAAGTGCTAGCAGACGATATCGTCGATTACAATCATCACTTCATCCGTCATGACTCAGATGCCGTCGCAAGCCTCGTCATGCGAAAAGTGTTGTCGATTCGACGGATGCGTCAACTCGAAGGAAAGGAGGAGCTGACATGA
- the rapZ gene encoding RNase adapter RapZ, producing the protein MEQNQPQLVIITGMSGAGKTVAMNSFEDLGYFCVDNLPPTLLPHLIEVIGQVRPKIAVAIDTRARDFIDSFFVVYEDLKKTDLQIRMLYLDARNDVLVRRYKESRRSHPLAPTDSPLIGIERERTLLEGFRDKAQMLIDTSDIKPLALKERLLKEFTEGTRIPFTVNVMSFGFKHGLPLDADLVFDLRFLPNPFYIPELRPKTGLDEEVASYVMQWPEAKLFYKKLVDLLEFLIPQYEREGKSQLVIALGCTGGKHRSITFAEAISKEFATQYHIETNHRDYVYAKGEK; encoded by the coding sequence ATGGAACAGAATCAACCGCAACTTGTCATCATCACGGGTATGAGTGGGGCTGGGAAGACTGTCGCAATGAACAGTTTTGAGGACTTAGGCTATTTTTGTGTCGACAATCTACCCCCGACGTTACTGCCGCATCTCATCGAAGTCATCGGACAAGTGCGTCCTAAAATCGCCGTTGCCATCGATACCCGCGCGCGTGATTTCATCGACAGCTTTTTTGTCGTCTATGAGGATTTAAAGAAAACGGACTTACAAATCCGGATGCTGTACCTTGATGCACGAAACGATGTCCTTGTCCGCCGTTACAAGGAATCGCGTCGTTCGCATCCACTTGCACCGACGGATTCACCATTGATTGGAATCGAACGTGAACGGACGTTGCTCGAAGGATTCCGTGATAAGGCACAGATGCTGATTGATACGAGTGACATCAAGCCGCTTGCACTGAAAGAACGTCTCTTAAAGGAGTTCACGGAAGGCACACGGATTCCGTTCACGGTCAACGTCATGTCGTTCGGCTTTAAACATGGCTTACCGCTTGATGCGGATCTTGTCTTTGACCTGCGCTTCTTACCGAACCCGTTCTACATTCCAGAGTTGCGTCCAAAAACTGGACTTGACGAGGAAGTGGCATCGTACGTCATGCAATGGCCGGAAGCAAAGCTGTTCTATAAAAAACTCGTCGACCTGCTCGAATTCCTGATTCCGCAATACGAGCGGGAAGGGAAGTCGCAACTCGTCATCGCCCTCGGTTGTACAGGTGGGAAACATCGCTCGATCACGTTTGCAGAAGCGATCAGTAAAGAATTTGCGACGCAGTATCATATTGAGACGAATCACCGGGATTATGTGTATGCGAAGGGGGAGAAGTGA
- the trxB gene encoding thioredoxin-disulfide reductase has product MAETEQKIYDVIIIGAGPAGMTAALYASRANLSTLMIERGIPGGQMANTEDIENYPGYDSILGPDLSQKMFDHSKAFGAEYAYGDVRSIEDGKAYKTIHAHNKDYYARAIIIASGAQYKKIGVPGEEELGGRGVSYCAVCDGAFFKEKELFVIGGGDSAVEEGVYLTRFAKKVTIVHRRDELRAQKILQKRAFDNPKIDFIWNHTVKQINEQDGKVGGIELINTKTADVTTHPIDGVFIYIGMNPITGYVQDLGILNDQGYVVTNEAMETNIKGIFAAGDVREKTLRQVVTATNDGSIAAQNAQHFIEALLEELQESSHA; this is encoded by the coding sequence ATGGCGGAAACAGAACAAAAAATTTATGACGTCATCATCATCGGGGCAGGACCTGCTGGGATGACAGCCGCACTTTATGCATCACGTGCGAACCTTTCGACATTGATGATCGAACGCGGGATTCCGGGCGGTCAGATGGCGAACACAGAAGATATCGAGAACTACCCAGGATACGATAGCATCCTCGGACCAGATCTCTCGCAAAAAATGTTCGACCACTCGAAAGCATTCGGCGCAGAATATGCGTACGGAGACGTTCGAAGCATCGAAGACGGTAAAGCATACAAAACGATTCATGCACACAACAAAGATTACTACGCACGGGCGATCATCATCGCGTCTGGTGCACAATATAAAAAAATCGGCGTACCGGGTGAAGAAGAGCTCGGCGGTCGCGGTGTCTCGTACTGTGCTGTCTGTGATGGCGCGTTCTTTAAAGAAAAAGAACTCTTCGTCATCGGTGGAGGCGACTCTGCGGTGGAAGAAGGCGTCTACTTGACACGGTTCGCGAAAAAAGTCACGATCGTACACCGTCGTGACGAGCTCCGCGCTCAAAAGATTCTTCAAAAACGTGCGTTTGACAACCCGAAAATCGACTTCATCTGGAACCATACGGTTAAACAGATCAACGAACAAGACGGGAAAGTCGGCGGCATTGAGCTGATCAATACAAAAACAGCTGACGTAACGACACATCCAATCGATGGTGTCTTCATCTACATTGGGATGAACCCGATCACTGGTTACGTCCAAGATCTCGGCATCTTGAACGACCAAGGCTACGTCGTGACGAACGAAGCGATGGAAACGAACATCAAAGGAATCTTTGCTGCTGGTGACGTGCGTGAAAAAACATTGCGCCAAGTCGTTACAGCAACGAACGATGGTTCGATCGCAGCACAAAATGCACAGCATTTCATTGAAGCGTTGCTTGAAGAATTACAAGAATCCTCACACGCATAA
- a CDS encoding tetratricopeptide repeat protein, translating to MMELTKYKADPFAITARQAELFYFRGRKAHREGRLDEAVYHLDEATTLQPADIRYLLRYARVLFETGEINHANDVLKQVRALDASNTEALFYLANNYAHVSLYEEARQHAMEYLEQAPNGKHAEASAALVELIDLEQEMEDDEEDELIRLHGQAQRQIDKGMLFAAQETLTGLIAQYPTFWPAYNNLAIVEFYLGENDQAFASLERVLEGNPGNLHALCNTLVLLHEMGQDEEAHRLSRQLEHVRSVHLETRYKVASTLAIIGRYDIAYEELKLLERRGYRGDPLFGHWLSISAYKTGHVEEAAAFLKSDEAQALKEETDTYDIRHNLQFRSALIQALKTEDDVSRIFTALLLGKLNDAEARLALSMMPEVTDQEDVLLLTEQIVIEMEGRTDVVDERIHRALQTIRLAERFVSDEERMSLEGDFYERFAQLVLSGESFDSIEASAASLLYLFHDLRDGMLIEECASLVDCSFDYVASMIRTHERMLAPLQAKC from the coding sequence ATGATGGAATTAACCAAATACAAAGCAGACCCCTTTGCGATAACAGCGCGCCAAGCGGAACTTTTTTATTTCCGCGGACGGAAGGCGCACCGGGAAGGGCGACTGGACGAAGCCGTCTATCATTTAGATGAGGCGACGACGCTTCAGCCAGCGGACATCCGTTATTTGCTCCGTTATGCCCGTGTCTTATTCGAGACAGGAGAAATCAATCATGCGAATGATGTCTTGAAACAAGTACGCGCACTCGACGCATCAAATACGGAAGCACTCTTTTATTTAGCGAATAACTACGCACACGTCTCACTTTATGAAGAAGCGCGACAACATGCGATGGAATATTTAGAGCAAGCACCAAACGGCAAACACGCGGAGGCATCGGCCGCACTCGTGGAACTGATTGATCTCGAACAAGAGATGGAAGACGACGAAGAGGATGAATTGATTCGTCTGCACGGTCAGGCACAACGCCAGATCGATAAAGGAATGCTGTTCGCGGCACAGGAGACGCTGACTGGACTGATTGCCCAGTACCCGACGTTCTGGCCTGCCTACAACAACCTTGCGATCGTCGAGTTCTATTTAGGAGAGAACGATCAGGCATTCGCTTCCCTCGAACGGGTCCTTGAAGGGAATCCGGGGAATTTGCATGCCCTCTGTAACACGCTCGTCTTGCTACACGAGATGGGACAGGACGAAGAGGCACATCGTCTCTCTCGTCAGCTCGAACACGTCCGTTCCGTGCACCTTGAGACACGTTATAAGGTCGCGTCGACGTTAGCGATCATCGGTCGATACGATATCGCCTATGAAGAGTTGAAGTTGCTCGAGCGTCGTGGATACCGGGGAGACCCACTCTTTGGTCACTGGTTATCGATCTCTGCCTATAAGACGGGACACGTCGAAGAAGCAGCGGCTTTCTTGAAGTCGGACGAAGCACAAGCGTTAAAGGAAGAGACGGATACGTATGACATCCGCCACAACCTGCAGTTTCGCTCGGCACTCATCCAAGCATTGAAGACGGAAGACGATGTCTCACGGATCTTCACGGCACTTCTTCTTGGTAAACTAAACGATGCTGAAGCACGGCTTGCATTGTCGATGATGCCAGAAGTGACAGATCAGGAAGACGTCCTGTTATTGACGGAACAGATTGTCATCGAGATGGAAGGACGGACTGATGTCGTGGATGAACGCATTCACCGGGCATTGCAGACGATCCGTCTTGCGGAACGATTCGTTTCAGATGAAGAACGGATGAGTCTCGAAGGTGATTTTTATGAACGCTTCGCACAGCTCGTCTTAAGTGGGGAGTCGTTCGATTCGATTGAAGCATCCGCTGCATCACTGCTTTATCTGTTCCATGATTTACGGGACGGGATGTTGATCGAGGAATGTGCATCACTCGTCGATTGTTCGTTCGATTACGTCGCATCGATGATTCGGACACATGAACGGATGCTGGCACCGCTACAAGCAAAGTGTTAG
- the kapB gene encoding sporulation phosphorelay system protein KapB, with product MTHIRFTYKTGKYFGRLFAERPQGLVVEVLAVEKHPVQGDLHQPNQVDVPLFHIRTALHKHEKITVSPAVVYAYDGEIPDYATSLRQAYDKDVARLEGLNPETDAFVRKCLENYKELESIYAKRWG from the coding sequence ATGACGCACATCCGCTTTACGTATAAGACAGGAAAGTATTTCGGAAGATTATTCGCCGAACGTCCACAAGGTCTCGTCGTTGAGGTGTTGGCTGTTGAGAAGCATCCCGTTCAAGGAGATCTTCACCAACCGAACCAAGTCGATGTTCCACTCTTCCATATCCGGACCGCCTTGCATAAGCACGAAAAGATCACGGTTTCGCCCGCAGTCGTTTATGCGTATGACGGAGAGATTCCGGATTATGCGACGAGCTTACGGCAGGCATATGACAAAGACGTGGCACGTCTTGAAGGACTGAATCCAGAGACGGATGCTTTTGTACGAAAATGCTTAGAGAATTACAAAGAACTGGAATCGATTTATGCAAAACGCTGGGGATGA
- a CDS encoding acyltransferase, with translation MARRTDRFQVGTTNPLWHMYRTVSFFKVMWCFTIIAIGRFAPSLRFKNALYRTCLRMKIGEKTALALMVMPDTMFPERITIGDNTIIGFNTTILCHEYLTTEYRLGDVVIGSNVLIGANVTILPGVTIGDGAVVGAGSIVHRDIAPNERVSSQPLRRHEM, from the coding sequence ATGGCACGGCGAACTGATAGGTTTCAGGTCGGCACGACGAATCCACTCTGGCACATGTACCGTACGGTGTCGTTCTTTAAAGTGATGTGGTGCTTTACGATCATCGCGATCGGGCGGTTCGCTCCGTCGCTACGTTTTAAGAACGCACTCTACCGGACATGTCTTCGGATGAAGATCGGGGAGAAGACGGCACTTGCCTTGATGGTGATGCCAGACACGATGTTCCCGGAGCGAATCACGATTGGTGACAATACGATCATCGGCTTCAATACGACGATTCTCTGTCATGAATATTTGACGACGGAGTATCGTTTAGGTGACGTCGTCATCGGAAGTAATGTTTTGATCGGTGCGAACGTGACGATCCTACCGGGCGTAACGATCGGAGATGGTGCCGTCGTTGGTGCCGGATCAATCGTTCACCGAGACATTGCACCGAACGAACGGGTCTCGAGTCAGCCGCTTCGCCGGCACGAAATGTGA
- the ppaX gene encoding pyrophosphatase PpaX: MIRTLLFDLDGTLIDTNPLILKSFEHTLSYYYPDRTFTEAELLPFIGPTLEKSFSAMNAEQWKEMVAFYRSYNIAMHDALVLEYPGVLDGLRRLHEAGYKMAVVTSKSRRVALRGIELFGLTSLFDAVIAADDVTEEKPAVEPFEKAMQLLGSTADETIMVGDNDTDILGGKNAGLKTVAVGWAIKGRAYLEALEPDVIIDSMDHLAAWLEEQNGTAN; encoded by the coding sequence ATGATTCGCACGCTACTATTTGATTTAGATGGAACGTTGATCGACACGAATCCGTTGATCTTAAAAAGCTTCGAGCATACGCTCAGTTACTATTATCCGGATCGGACGTTCACGGAAGCGGAACTGCTTCCGTTCATCGGTCCGACGCTAGAAAAATCATTTTCAGCGATGAATGCGGAACAGTGGAAAGAGATGGTCGCTTTTTACCGTAGCTACAACATCGCGATGCATGACGCGCTCGTGCTCGAGTATCCAGGTGTGCTTGACGGATTACGTCGTCTGCATGAAGCAGGCTACAAGATGGCGGTCGTGACGTCGAAGAGTCGTCGTGTCGCCCTCCGCGGTATCGAGTTGTTCGGATTGACGTCACTCTTTGACGCGGTCATCGCAGCCGACGACGTAACGGAAGAAAAACCAGCCGTCGAGCCGTTCGAAAAAGCGATGCAGTTGCTTGGATCAACAGCAGACGAAACGATCATGGTCGGTGACAATGATACGGATATTCTTGGTGGCAAAAACGCGGGACTGAAGACGGTCGCGGTCGGTTGGGCGATCAAAGGTCGCGCGTACTTAGAAGCCCTCGAGCCGGACGTCATCATTGATTCGATGGATCATCTTGCGGCTTGGCTGGAGGAACAAAATGGCACGGCGAACTGA
- the lgt gene encoding prolipoprotein diacylglyceryl transferase, whose translation MGTLASVQPTFDRVAIELGPVPIYWYGIVIALGAVVGLLIAIFESKRIGFNEEYAVDVVIWSIPISIICARIYYVAFEWNYYSQHLDQIINIRQGGIAIHGAIIGAILTVIIYTRKKKISFWQIADILAPSLLFGQAVGRWGNFFNQEAHGGETTWSYLQDTLHLPNWIVNQMYIDGTYYLPTFLYESIWNIIGVILLIVWRMKFNPRRGYVFLGYLVWYSIGRYYIEGLRTDSLLMGDGLRTAQIVSICLIIFGVIMMVVRRNAVRYLDGSKKEAK comes from the coding sequence ATGGGAACTTTAGCCTCTGTACAACCGACGTTTGACCGCGTGGCGATTGAACTCGGTCCTGTACCGATTTACTGGTACGGCATCGTCATCGCACTCGGTGCGGTCGTTGGTCTCCTGATTGCGATCTTCGAGTCGAAGCGGATCGGCTTCAACGAAGAGTACGCGGTCGATGTCGTCATCTGGTCGATTCCGATCAGTATCATCTGTGCCCGGATTTACTACGTCGCGTTCGAGTGGAACTACTATAGTCAACATCTTGACCAAATCATCAACATCCGCCAAGGTGGAATCGCGATTCACGGTGCGATCATCGGGGCGATTTTGACGGTCATCATCTATACGCGTAAGAAAAAGATCTCTTTCTGGCAAATCGCCGATATCTTGGCACCGTCGCTCTTGTTCGGACAAGCCGTCGGACGTTGGGGTAACTTCTTCAACCAAGAAGCACACGGTGGCGAGACGACATGGTCGTACTTACAAGATACGCTGCACTTACCGAACTGGATCGTTAATCAGATGTACATTGATGGAACATACTATTTACCGACGTTCCTCTATGAAAGCATCTGGAACATCATCGGTGTCATTCTGTTGATCGTCTGGCGGATGAAGTTCAATCCACGCCGTGGGTATGTCTTCCTCGGTTACCTCGTGTGGTACTCGATCGGACGCTACTATATCGAAGGACTCCGGACGGACAGTCTATTGATGGGAGATGGACTCCGGACGGCGCAAATCGTCTCAATCTGTTTGATCATCTTCGGTGTGATCATGATGGTCGTTCGCCGCAACGCCGTTCGTTACTTGGACGGTTCGAAAAAGGAGGCGAAGTAA